A genome region from Crossiella equi includes the following:
- a CDS encoding replication-relaxation family protein, whose amino-acid sequence MITNPTRQRTLRGHKATRPTPRAANNADHQAVLAWRLTPRDRWIIRMLHEHRVLTAHQITALAFPSFRSGRMRLRELFQWGVVDRFQPFITVGTAPMHYVLAPAGAAVLAAEDGLDVKELGYRHDRAFGVAHSLRLAHTVGVAEWFTALVDRARHSDADEHSALGAWWSEGRCARHFGDLIKPDAYGRWASAGGEIEFFLEYDFGTEVLAKLAGKLAGYAALAEATGITTPLLVWLPTSRREATARRLLARVWRELDDPRSVPVATAAAELLNPEAAHPSPADVVWLPLDTTTGSAGSARRELHRLLDAWPHVAPPTTEAGSESALGPDSTLALMAPAPAPMPPAPISRGPSTGRR is encoded by the coding sequence ATGATCACCAACCCCACCAGGCAGCGCACTCTTCGAGGCCACAAGGCAACCCGGCCCACCCCGCGCGCCGCGAACAACGCCGATCACCAAGCGGTGCTGGCGTGGCGGTTGACCCCGCGCGATCGGTGGATCATCCGGATGCTGCACGAGCACCGCGTCCTCACCGCCCACCAGATCACCGCGCTCGCATTCCCGTCCTTCCGCTCGGGCCGGATGCGACTGCGGGAACTGTTCCAGTGGGGCGTGGTGGACCGGTTCCAGCCGTTCATCACCGTCGGCACCGCGCCGATGCACTACGTCCTCGCACCCGCCGGGGCCGCGGTACTGGCCGCCGAGGACGGCCTGGACGTCAAGGAACTCGGCTACCGCCACGATCGCGCCTTCGGAGTCGCCCACTCGCTGCGGCTCGCGCACACCGTCGGTGTCGCCGAGTGGTTCACCGCATTGGTCGACCGCGCTCGGCACAGCGACGCCGACGAGCACAGCGCGCTCGGCGCGTGGTGGTCGGAAGGCCGCTGCGCTCGGCACTTCGGGGACCTCATCAAGCCGGATGCCTACGGCCGGTGGGCCAGCGCCGGTGGGGAGATCGAGTTCTTCCTCGAGTACGACTTCGGCACCGAGGTCCTGGCCAAGCTCGCCGGGAAACTGGCCGGCTACGCCGCGCTCGCCGAGGCCACCGGGATCACCACGCCGCTGCTGGTGTGGTTGCCGACCTCGCGGCGCGAGGCCACCGCCCGCCGGCTGCTGGCTCGGGTCTGGCGCGAACTCGACGATCCGCGCTCGGTCCCGGTGGCCACCGCCGCGGCCGAGCTGCTCAACCCCGAGGCCGCGCACCCCAGCCCCGCCGACGTGGTCTGGCTACCCCTGGACACCACCACGGGCAGCGCGGGGAGCGCCCGGCGCGAGTTGCACCGGTTGCTCGACGCCTGGCCGCACGTCGCGCCACCCACCACCGAGGCGGGCAGCGAGTCGGCTCTCGGGCCGGACTCGACGCTGGCGCTGATGGCTCCGGCGCCCGCGCCGATGCCGCCGGCGCCCATCTCGCGCGGACCGAGCACAGGCAGGCGGTGA
- a CDS encoding helicase HerA domain-containing protein — translation MLPWIPAALNHPELSKALAAHGIARTGLTNGWLGDYLRDPGGALLRLLGHLRDWAITWGPIVAPVLAVGIAGFVIGRRRWARRCHARLVADARQVTVLAPPTVDPAGGAALWSNLVGLLRPAWRRWFTGQPHVACEYTFSEAGVGIRLWVPGVIPPGLVERAIEAAWPGSHTRVGTADPPLPPPGDGQRRLVVGGELRLARSEALPIRTDFDADPLRALIGAPVGLGRDEYACVQILARPVTGRRVAQARRSARRVHTGGSTRVVGRLLDLVTPGVKSGSARRTAKSGALHSDPQTSLEYAAQNRAIVAKQRGSQYETVIRYAVATLLPADAAENEVRQARDVARGRAHALAASFASYTEHNHYTRHRVRHPGTVLADRRLGKGDLLSVAELAALAHLPTDEAIPGVQRAGARAISPPPGIATPGPEAKPIGVTDTGHERPVALRVPDARHHLHVIGATGSGKSTLLGNMILADAEAGRGIVLIDPKGDLVTDMLSRLPRSVADRVVIFDADSKSRPPCLNPLDGGETDLTVDNLVSVFRRVYSAFWGPRTDDVMRAACLTLRTQEGVATLADLPKLLADPAFRSRVTAGITDPVLRGFWSWYEELTDSSRSQVISPLMNKLRAFLLRPFVRDAIAGGHSTVDMAEVLDGGICLVRIPKGSLGEETTRLVGSLVVARTWQATTARARTPQRQRRDASMVIDECHNFLNLPYPIEDMLAEARGFRVAMTLAHQHLGQLPRELREGMSTNARSKIFFNASPEDSRELSRHTAPRLSDHDLAHLGVYHAAVRLVLNGEEAQPFTMRTQPLPRAIPGRAREIRGIARRALRSRVPGATASAPGSQAPTRPPQRPAGTLGQARPTSGDRRSQSGVRARSADPRRQQS, via the coding sequence ATGCTTCCCTGGATACCGGCTGCCCTCAACCACCCCGAGCTGTCCAAAGCGCTTGCTGCTCACGGAATCGCGCGGACTGGCCTGACGAATGGGTGGCTCGGGGACTACCTGCGCGACCCCGGCGGTGCGCTGCTGCGGCTGCTGGGTCACTTGCGGGACTGGGCGATCACCTGGGGGCCGATCGTCGCCCCGGTGCTCGCAGTCGGCATCGCGGGCTTCGTGATCGGCCGGCGCCGGTGGGCGCGACGCTGCCACGCGAGGCTGGTCGCCGACGCCCGCCAGGTCACCGTCCTCGCCCCACCCACAGTCGACCCCGCGGGCGGTGCGGCCTTGTGGTCCAACCTCGTCGGGCTGCTGCGCCCGGCCTGGCGCCGCTGGTTCACCGGCCAGCCCCATGTGGCCTGCGAGTACACCTTCTCCGAGGCCGGGGTCGGCATCCGACTGTGGGTGCCCGGCGTGATCCCACCCGGCCTGGTCGAACGCGCCATCGAGGCCGCCTGGCCCGGCTCCCACACGCGGGTCGGCACCGCCGACCCGCCCCTGCCACCGCCCGGTGACGGGCAGCGGCGGCTGGTCGTCGGCGGCGAACTCCGTCTCGCCCGCTCTGAGGCGCTGCCGATCCGCACCGACTTCGACGCCGACCCGCTCCGCGCGCTGATCGGCGCCCCGGTCGGGCTCGGCCGCGACGAGTACGCCTGCGTGCAGATCCTCGCCCGCCCGGTCACCGGCCGCCGGGTCGCCCAAGCCCGGCGCTCCGCGCGGCGGGTGCACACCGGCGGCTCCACCCGCGTCGTCGGCCGCCTGCTCGACCTGGTCACTCCCGGCGTCAAGTCTGGGTCCGCCCGGCGCACGGCGAAGTCCGGGGCGCTGCACAGCGATCCGCAGACCTCGCTCGAGTACGCGGCGCAGAACCGCGCCATCGTCGCCAAGCAGCGCGGCTCGCAGTACGAGACGGTCATCCGCTACGCCGTCGCCACCCTCCTGCCCGCCGACGCCGCCGAGAACGAGGTCCGCCAGGCGCGGGACGTCGCCCGCGGCCGGGCACACGCGCTGGCCGCGAGCTTCGCCTCCTACACCGAGCACAACCACTACACCCGCCACCGCGTACGCCACCCCGGCACCGTGCTGGCCGACCGGCGCCTCGGCAAAGGCGACCTGCTGTCCGTGGCCGAACTGGCGGCGCTGGCGCACTTGCCGACCGACGAGGCGATCCCCGGCGTGCAGCGTGCCGGCGCCCGCGCCATCTCGCCGCCACCGGGCATCGCCACGCCCGGCCCCGAGGCCAAGCCGATCGGAGTCACCGACACCGGACACGAACGCCCCGTGGCGCTACGCGTCCCGGACGCGCGGCATCACCTGCACGTCATCGGCGCGACCGGCTCCGGTAAATCCACCTTGCTGGGCAACATGATCCTGGCTGACGCCGAGGCAGGGCGCGGGATCGTGCTGATCGACCCCAAGGGCGACCTCGTCACCGACATGCTCTCCCGCCTGCCTCGCTCGGTGGCCGATCGTGTCGTGATCTTCGACGCCGACTCGAAATCCCGGCCACCCTGCCTGAACCCCCTAGATGGCGGAGAAACCGACCTGACCGTCGACAACCTCGTCTCGGTGTTCCGGCGGGTCTACAGCGCGTTCTGGGGGCCGCGCACCGACGACGTCATGCGCGCCGCCTGCCTCACCCTGCGCACCCAGGAAGGCGTCGCCACCCTCGCCGATCTGCCCAAGCTGCTGGCAGATCCCGCCTTCCGATCACGAGTCACCGCCGGGATCACCGACCCCGTGCTGCGCGGGTTCTGGTCCTGGTACGAGGAACTCACCGACTCTTCCCGCAGCCAGGTCATCTCGCCCTTGATGAACAAGCTGCGAGCCTTCCTGCTGCGCCCGTTCGTCCGCGACGCCATCGCGGGTGGGCATTCCACAGTGGACATGGCGGAGGTGCTCGACGGCGGGATCTGCCTGGTGCGCATCCCGAAAGGCTCGCTCGGCGAGGAGACCACCCGGCTGGTCGGGTCGCTGGTGGTCGCCCGCACCTGGCAGGCCACCACCGCCCGCGCCCGCACACCGCAACGCCAACGGCGGGACGCGTCGATGGTGATCGACGAGTGTCACAACTTCCTCAATCTCCCGTATCCGATCGAGGACATGCTGGCCGAGGCGCGGGGCTTCCGCGTCGCGATGACGTTGGCGCATCAGCATCTTGGCCAGCTGCCCCGCGAGTTGCGGGAAGGCATGTCCACCAACGCTCGCAGCAAGATCTTCTTCAACGCCTCTCCAGAGGACTCCCGCGAGCTGTCCCGCCACACGGCACCCCGACTGTCCGACCACGACTTGGCGCACCTCGGCGTCTACCACGCCGCCGTACGGCTCGTGCTCAACGGGGAAGAGGCACAGCCGTTCACCATGCGCACCCAGCCGCTTCCTCGCGCGATTCCCGGCCGCGCACGCGAAATCCGCGGCATCGCCCGCCGTGCCTTGCGCAGCCGAGTTCCCGGTGCCACCGCGTCCGCGCCCGGTTCGCAGGCACCAACCCGGCCTCCGCAGCGGCCCGCCGGGACCTTGGGGCAGGCGCGGCCGACCAGCGGCGATCGCCGAAGCCAGTCCGGCGTCCGGGCGCGCAGCGCCGACCCACGCCGCCAGCAGTCCTGA